Genomic window (Flavobacterium oreochromis):
CTTTTTTTGAGCTACTTCTATATCTCTATTTGCATTAATAGCTGTATAATTATTTTTTGTTGCGTAATCTACAGCTTGATTTAAACTAAATGAATAGTTCATTTTTTTCTTGAGCATAATTTTGCCCTAGAAAAATATCGTTAATAAAAGTCTATGCCAATTTCTCATTTAATTATTATATTTCAGTAATTGTTTTTCTAATTCTTTTATACCCTTAGGCGTAGCAAGTGCTCTGGTATGGTACTCTAACGCTTCTAGTTCCAGTTTTAGTGCATCACTTTCAAATTGAGTGTTCTCATTAATAGTAAATATTAGCGTATAATAAAATTGTATATAAGCGGGTATATACACCTCTTTTCTATAGAGTCCTTCTGCAATTCCTTTTTGAATATTTTGTCCAAACATTTCATTACAATCTTCTATCTCACTTTCCATCAATTTATTGTATATCTCAGGATAATGCTTTTTTAATTGATATACAGGTGAATTATCATAAGATTGAAACATTTCTTTAAATAGTCTACGTATTTCAAAATTTTCTTCTATTGCATTATAATTTTTAGCAAGAATTTCATCTATAACTAAATGTATTTTATCATGAATAACAAAAGTGGATTCTCTTATTAAAGATTCTTTATTATTAAAAAACTTATAAATGGTCTTCTTAGAAATCCCCATTTCAGCAGCAATATCATCCATTGTTACACTTTTGAAACCTAATTTCAAGAACATATCAGTTGCCTTAGAAATAATTCTATTTTTCATATCATGCTGTTTCTTGAATAAATCGAGTAATTTTTGTAACCCATTTTCTAGGTGTAAATCGAACAGTATTAGCTAGCAAAGCATTTTTAATACCATGTATGGCTACAGTATCCCCTCTTAGCATAGCTTGATGACCATACAAAGCAACTTCGCGCGATGTTGGTAATTTTTTGTTTTTTACTAACTTACTATCCTCCATATCTGCCATTGATTGAAAACCGCTTTCTGTTGCACCAGGACATAGAGCTGTTATCGTAACACCTGTTCCTTCTACTTCATTAGCTATAGCTTCTGTAAAATGCAAAACATATGATTTTGTTGCGTAGTAAACAGCCATTAAAGGACCTGGCTGAAAAGCTGCTGTAGAAGCTACATTCATAATCTTTCCACTTTTACGCTGTACCATGTCTTTTAGAAAAATATGAGTAAATTGTGTTAAAGCCGTTATATTTAATTGAATCATTTGATCTGTCTTATCCCAGCTTGATTTTGTAAATAAACCAAAATCTCCAAAACCTGCATTATTGATCAAATAATCTATCGTTAAACCATATTTTTTAACTTCATTATAAACATTTAAAGCAGCACCTCTTTTTGATAAATCTTCAGAAATAGTATAAACTCTAATATTATTTCTAGCTTTTAATTCTATTTTTAAATCATCTAATCGCTGTCCATTTCTAGCTACAAGTACTAAATCATTTCCCTCTTCGGCATGAATTTTAGCCAATTCCAATCCAATACCACTTGAAGCTCCTGTAATTAAAATCGTTTTTTTCATCTTCATTTATTTTCAAATAAACTAAAAATCCTTATTGTTCTTTATTATTAAATCTATACTTTTAAAAGTCAGGCAAATATATACAGGAAACTTTAAATACTTTAAAAGTTTCCTTGTTTTTTTGTTTTTTTTAACATTTAATTCAACTTGGCGTTCTCAACTTTTAAATTATTTTAGCAAAAATTTAAAATGCAAGCAATTAGTAGCTATCAAAATATTATTACTAAACATTTTGAGGACTTATCAGTCAAGAAAGACCCATTAAATTTGTACAATCCCATACAATACATCCTATCTTTAGGAGGAAAAAGAATACGTCCTGTACTAACATTAATGGCGGCTGAGATCTTTGACACCTCCTATATAAAAGCTCTTTCAGCAGCTACAGCAGTGGAAGTTTTTCATAACTTTTCATTGGTTCATGATGATATTATGGATAATGCTCCTTTAAGAAGAGGTAACGAAACGGTACATGAAAAATGGAATATTAATACAGGTATCCTTTCTGGTGATGCTATGCTCATATTAGCTTACCAATACTTTGAAAATTATGAACCTAGTATTTTTAAAAAAATTAGCTCAATTATTCAGTAAAACAGCACTTGAAGTATGCGAAGGACAACAATACGATGTAGATTTTGAAACTAGAGAAGTTGTAACCATTAGTGAATATCTTAAAATGATTGAATATAAAACTGCTGTGTTAGTAGGTGCTGCACTAAAAATGGGAGCTATAGTAGCCGAAACTTCTTCCGAAAATGCAAATTTAATTTATGAATTTGGTTTAAATCTAGGAATTGCATTCCAACTCCAAGATGATTATTTAGATGCCTTTGGAAATCCTTTAACATTTGGAAAACAAGTAGGAGGCGATATTATAGAAAATAAAAAAACATATCTCTATATAAAAGCATTAGAATTTGCTTCTATAGAAGATAAAAAACAACTACAACAGTTATATTCTATACAACCAAATGACAATACAGATAAAATTGAAACCGTAAAAAACTTTTTTAATTCAACAGGAGCTAGTACAGCTACACAAGAAGCTATTAAAGAATATACGCTTAAAGCCTTTAGTACACTGGAAAAAATTAATATTAGTGAAGATAAAAAAAATATTTTAAAAACATTTGGCGAAAATTTAATGAGTAGAAATGTATAAAAGCAGATAAGAAGAAAAAAAGAATTGAAATCATTAAATTTTCTATCTTATTAAATAATTATCTCAAATATGTTCATCGCGCCAAAAGATACGAATCTACTACTATCTGAAGCACAGAAGGAGAAGCTCTATGTAAAACTCATTGAACAATTAAACAAAGACTTTACTTTAGCTAACGATTTTTTAGACTTCTCCTTAGAAATAACTCCCATTGATTTAAAACTCCAATTACATGAAAAGATTCATCAATTAATTCAGAATAAGTTTAACGAATATTTAAATCTCTTATATATTATTGATGTAAATGAAGAAGAAATAAAAAAGCTCGACGGTTTCAATTTAATTGAACTCGCCGAGCAAGTAAGTTATCTCATTTTAAAAAGAGAATGGCAAAAAGTATGGTATAGAAATTTATATTAATATCCTAACTCTTTTTAGTTATCACTTTATTCCA
Coding sequences:
- a CDS encoding TetR/AcrR family transcriptional regulator, translating into MKNRIISKATDMFLKLGFKSVTMDDIAAEMGISKKTIYKFFNNKESLIRESTFVIHDKIHLVIDEILAKNYNAIEENFEIRRLFKEMFQSYDNSPVYQLKKHYPEIYNKLMESEIEDCNEMFGQNIQKGIAEGLYRKEVYIPAYIQFYYTLIFTINENTQFESDALKLELEALEYHTRALATPKGIKELEKQLLKYNN
- a CDS encoding SDR family NAD(P)-dependent oxidoreductase; translated protein: MKKTILITGASSGIGLELAKIHAEEGNDLVLVARNGQRLDDLKIELKARNNIRVYTISEDLSKRGAALNVYNEVKKYGLTIDYLINNAGFGDFGLFTKSSWDKTDQMIQLNITALTQFTHIFLKDMVQRKSGKIMNVASTAAFQPGPLMAVYYATKSYVLHFTEAIANEVEGTGVTITALCPGATESGFQSMADMEDSKLVKNKKLPTSREVALYGHQAMLRGDTVAIHGIKNALLANTVRFTPRKWVTKITRFIQETA